One part of the Aurantibacillus circumpalustris genome encodes these proteins:
- a CDS encoding OmpA family protein, translating to MKKQILWLACCLTTLTAFTQTEEKKWTLGVHGGLAQYKGDLGNGFYQTDQASYAFAGINVSRYLNNYFDLSLAFSRGEVGYTDHSSVGTALNPNHFLARHNSGNIAVRFHFTKPTAVVRPYLMAGAGLVWYESVFSLQKEHFVFSLPTVGGGFSFQFGPVVSLRLQESFLFTNADHIDGVTAGGDNDMELYHTVALTFNLGKQKDTDKDGVPDKKDKCSDTPTGISVDEFGCPIDTDKDGVADYLDACKDIAGLPSLAGCPDTDMDGITDKDDRCPTVFGPKELNGCPDSDKDGIADINDKCPGTKTGYKVDGNGCAIDTDKDGIVNEEDLCPELAGELVFKGCPDTDKDGISDKEDRCPTAKGSIENKGCPEIPKLDVQKITLIAGKIYFETNSDKLKLISNSALDDLADILKRNQSVNLTIEGHTDSDGDDAYNITLSQKRTESVKNYLISKGISEERLTPVGYGETKPIADNKTNAGKAKNRRVELKTSY from the coding sequence ATGAAAAAACAAATACTTTGGCTTGCATGTTGTTTAACAACACTCACAGCATTTACACAAACAGAAGAAAAAAAATGGACACTTGGGGTTCACGGTGGACTCGCTCAATATAAGGGTGATTTAGGTAACGGATTTTATCAAACAGATCAAGCTTCTTATGCCTTTGCTGGCATCAATGTGTCCCGATATTTAAACAATTACTTCGATTTATCTTTAGCTTTTTCAAGAGGTGAGGTTGGATACACAGACCATTCGTCGGTAGGTACAGCATTGAATCCAAATCATTTTTTAGCGCGCCACAACTCTGGAAACATCGCGGTAAGATTTCACTTTACAAAACCCACAGCTGTTGTGAGACCATATTTAATGGCTGGTGCTGGTTTAGTTTGGTACGAGTCAGTTTTTTCTCTTCAGAAAGAACACTTTGTTTTTTCTTTGCCAACAGTTGGTGGTGGTTTTAGTTTTCAATTCGGACCAGTTGTTTCTTTGCGTCTCCAGGAGTCGTTTCTTTTCACGAATGCCGATCATATTGATGGTGTAACTGCTGGTGGAGATAACGACATGGAACTGTATCATACTGTAGCATTAACATTTAATCTTGGAAAACAAAAAGATACCGACAAAGATGGTGTGCCCGATAAAAAAGATAAATGTTCAGATACACCAACCGGGATTTCTGTAGATGAATTTGGTTGCCCAATTGATACTGATAAAGATGGTGTTGCAGATTATTTAGATGCGTGTAAAGACATTGCCGGTCTTCCAAGCCTTGCAGGTTGTCCTGATACAGATATGGATGGTATTACGGATAAGGATGACCGTTGTCCAACAGTATTTGGACCAAAGGAATTGAACGGATGTCCTGATAGTGATAAAGATGGTATTGCAGATATCAATGATAAATGTCCTGGTACGAAAACAGGATATAAAGTAGATGGTAACGGTTGTGCTATTGATACTGATAAAGATGGTATTGTAAATGAAGAAGATCTTTGTCCGGAGTTAGCTGGAGAATTAGTTTTTAAAGGCTGTCCTGATACCGATAAAGATGGCATTTCTGATAAAGAAGACCGTTGCCCTACAGCAAAAGGTTCTATTGAAAATAAAGGCTGTCCTGAAATTCCAAAATTAGATGTTCAAAAAATAACTTTAATTGCCGGAAAAATTTATTTCGAAACCAATAGCGATAAATTAAAATTAATCTCGAACTCAGCATTAGATGATTTGGCAGATATTCTTAAAAGAAATCAATCGGTTAACCTTACCATTGAAGGACACACAGATAGCGACGGCGATGATGCATACAACATTACGCTTTCACAAAAAAGAACTGAATCGGTGAAAAATTATTTAATATCAAAAGGTATTTCAGAGGAACGCCTAACACCTGTTGGTTATGGAGAAACAAAACCAATAGCAGATAATAAGACTAATGCAGGAAAAGCAAAAAACAGAAGGGTTGAATTAAAAACTTCCTATTAA
- a CDS encoding CsbD family protein, whose product MDELHGNWDEVKGKLKQKFAILTDNDLLFVDGKKDEMLGRLELILGRTKEEINKIILHL is encoded by the coding sequence ATGGATGAACTACATGGAAATTGGGATGAAGTAAAAGGAAAACTCAAACAAAAATTTGCAATACTAACCGATAATGATTTGTTATTCGTTGACGGAAAAAAGGACGAGATGCTTGGCAGACTTGAGTTGATACTCGGAAGAACAAAAGAAGAAATAAACAAAATTATACTGCATCTATAA
- a CDS encoding ice-binding family protein, which produces MKTKLLYLATAIGIMNLPGVTFGQAPTLGSTAGFAVFTSIGAVTQIGISQITGNVGTNNGSSTGFGNVNGVMNDNNGASALCATDLLSAYNQLNATVAAFFPSPLLGNGATLNAGVYSTSAASTLNGTLTLDAQNNASAIFIFKIGGTFASAAGANVILANGAKACNVFWKVEGAVSLAAGTKMKGTIIANNAAISLSSGATLEGRAMTTSGGITLSDVLAFTPVGCGSPYLTGPASPTLNSTGCYGIFSSNGPVTNTGISFINGGDVGTNVGLTTGFNPLNVSGSIHPIADVSTGTCAADLLTLYTYLNTLPYDINLLYPPQFGNKLVLTPHVYQMNGATTFVDTLFLNGMGNANAVFVISINGALSSSAYASVILTNGTQAKNVFWKVDGAVNLNNYTDFKGTIVANNGAINLATGVELNGRALTTNGSVGTAAINVTVTAGCTAFAPNITTQPINKTLCAPGTASFTVNSTGSNLTYQWRKGSVNLINGGNISGATSPTLIINPVAVSDSSLNYNVIVSGAFAPSDTSNYVSLTVNAPPSITSNASNQISCTNDLVNISVVATGGALTYQWRKGTTNLLNAGNISGVNTPTLTFNTITQADGALDYNVVVMGMCTPSIISANNSLLVNESASITTQPIDQITCLGSAAMFSVTSIGAGLTYQWRKGSVNLVDGGSISGANTANLLINPVVGSDLGTDYNVVITGSCSPAVTSIDAVLIECNDVGINTFDNYSSKSIHLYPNPFSSTLHVSIDNNSTFNKGELRIYNLLGKEVMYSILTKSNNAIETHELADGIYLYTISTNNKIIQSGKLISHK; this is translated from the coding sequence ATGAAAACAAAATTACTTTATTTGGCAACAGCCATTGGTATAATGAATCTTCCCGGTGTTACATTCGGACAGGCCCCTACACTTGGATCTACTGCAGGCTTTGCTGTATTTACTTCCATTGGTGCGGTGACCCAAATTGGTATTTCGCAAATTACTGGCAATGTGGGAACCAACAATGGCTCAAGTACTGGTTTTGGAAATGTAAACGGTGTTATGAATGATAATAATGGCGCAAGCGCGCTTTGTGCTACCGATCTATTAAGCGCCTATAACCAATTAAATGCTACCGTTGCTGCTTTTTTTCCATCACCTTTATTAGGTAATGGCGCAACTTTAAACGCAGGAGTGTATTCAACCTCTGCCGCTTCTACCTTAAATGGCACATTAACACTTGACGCACAAAATAATGCGAGTGCTATATTTATTTTTAAAATTGGTGGTACTTTTGCGTCAGCAGCAGGTGCCAATGTGATTTTAGCAAATGGTGCCAAGGCCTGTAATGTATTTTGGAAAGTTGAAGGTGCGGTAAGTTTAGCTGCAGGAACAAAAATGAAAGGTACGATCATCGCTAACAATGCCGCGATATCTCTTTCCTCAGGCGCAACGCTTGAAGGTAGAGCCATGACGACAAGTGGTGGAATTACACTTTCAGATGTTTTAGCGTTTACGCCAGTTGGTTGTGGTAGTCCTTATTTAACAGGACCAGCGTCTCCAACTCTTAATTCGACAGGTTGTTATGGTATATTTTCGTCAAACGGGCCGGTTACTAATACCGGAATTAGTTTTATTAACGGTGGAGATGTTGGAACAAATGTAGGCTTAACTACAGGTTTCAATCCATTAAATGTAAGTGGGTCTATTCACCCTATTGCCGACGTCTCAACAGGTACTTGTGCAGCCGATTTGCTTACACTTTACACATACCTCAATACCTTGCCTTACGATATTAATTTACTTTATCCTCCTCAATTTGGAAACAAATTAGTACTTACTCCACACGTTTACCAAATGAATGGTGCTACAACTTTTGTTGATACACTTTTTTTAAACGGAATGGGAAATGCGAACGCGGTTTTTGTAATTTCTATCAATGGCGCATTATCAAGCAGTGCTTATGCCAGTGTTATTTTAACGAATGGTACGCAAGCAAAAAATGTGTTCTGGAAAGTTGATGGTGCAGTGAATTTAAATAATTACACCGATTTTAAAGGAACAATTGTAGCAAACAATGGCGCTATTAATTTAGCAACCGGTGTGGAACTAAACGGACGCGCTTTAACTACTAACGGTTCTGTAGGAACAGCTGCCATTAACGTAACTGTTACCGCTGGATGTACAGCGTTTGCTCCAAATATTACAACACAACCTATTAATAAAACGCTTTGTGCTCCTGGAACTGCTAGTTTTACTGTGAATTCTACTGGTAGTAATCTTACTTACCAATGGAGAAAAGGTTCTGTTAATTTAATAAATGGTGGAAATATTTCTGGAGCCACATCTCCCACGTTAATTATTAATCCGGTAGCAGTTAGCGATTCTTCTTTAAATTATAACGTGATTGTGAGCGGAGCTTTTGCTCCAAGCGATACCTCTAATTATGTTTCACTAACTGTAAACGCTCCTCCGAGTATTACTTCAAACGCGAGTAATCAGATTTCTTGCACAAATGATCTCGTAAACATTTCTGTAGTAGCTACCGGTGGTGCACTTACATACCAGTGGAGAAAAGGAACAACTAACTTATTAAACGCAGGAAATATATCTGGAGTAAATACACCAACACTTACTTTTAATACGATCACACAAGCTGATGGAGCATTAGATTATAATGTGGTTGTAATGGGTATGTGTACACCTTCTATTATTTCAGCTAATAATTCTTTGTTAGTGAATGAATCTGCAAGTATAACAACTCAACCTATCGATCAAATCACGTGTTTGGGAAGTGCAGCTATGTTTAGCGTAACGTCTATTGGCGCTGGACTTACTTATCAGTGGAGAAAAGGTTCTGTTAATCTTGTTGATGGCGGAAGTATTTCTGGTGCTAATACAGCTAACCTGTTAATTAATCCAGTAGTAGGAAGTGATCTTGGAACTGATTATAATGTGGTTATAACTGGTAGTTGTTCACCTGCAGTAACATCCATCGACGCTGTTCTTATTGAATGTAATGATGTAGGAATAAATACATTTGATAATTACAGTTCTAAATCAATCCATTTATATCCTAATCCTTTCTCAAGTACATTACACGTGTCCATTGATAACAATAGCACTTTTAATAAGGGAGAACTAAGGATATATAATTTGCTTGGTAAAGAAGTCATGTATTCTATTCTTACAAAATCAAATAACGCTATCGAAACACACGAACTTGCAGATGGTATTTATTTATATACTATTAGCACAAATAATAAAATCATTCAATCTGGTAAGCTTATATCGCACAAATAA
- a CDS encoding immunoglobulin domain-containing protein encodes MKNKFLLLATFTALLCFPKLNFGQAPTLGSTANFVLFSTNGPLNVISASTFTGDVGTNNGTCSGFTGVTGVVHTMDAATALCAADLTTLYNQLNTTAATLIPVPILGNNQVITAGAYSISTAASLNGTLTLDGQSNSGAVFIIQVQGAFSTNAGAVVNLINGALACNVFWKIEGAFNTGAGTLMKGTIVANNALINLGAGTVLQGRALTTAGAADVNGSTLYISTCSNPSPTIITQPVTQTVCTGSSMSFSVNAIGAGLTYQWRKGLVNLVNGGNVAGATSSVLTINPATSTDVASDYNVVVNGTYLPSVVSINASLIIGTAPAITAQAASQTVCAGATVSFPIVATGTGLSYQWRKGLVNLTNTGNISGATSANLTITGATVADAATNYNVIVSGLCTPSQTSTNVSLVVNTAPAITSQPSSQTICAGSTMSFPMVATGTGISYQWRKGLVNLTNTGNISGATSGTLTITAATVADAGTNYNVVITGLCSPSQTSSSVTLVVNTAPVITAQPISQTVCVGTSVNFPVTVTGSGLTYQWRKGLVNIANGGSTSGATSAILTINPVAAVDGASNYNVVISGLCAPSQTSSNVILTVNGSPSITTQPVSQTVCAGSAVSFPVVASGPGITYQWRKGTVNMSNGGTISGVTTATLNISAATLLDAGTNYNVLVSGSCVPNDISMNVSLVVNTSPVISTQPVSQTVCAGSTVNFPVTVTGSGLAYQWRIGTVNLSNGGNISGATSSQLTLNSVTVADALANYNVVITGVCSPTVVSNNVSLVVNTPPSILAQPVTQTICAGSPVNFIVTASGSGLTYQWRKGSTNITNGGTTSGATSSVLTINSVLSSDAAANYNVVVSGLCSPNQISSNVGLVVNTAPSILTQPVSQTICAGGTIIFSVTTAGTNLSYQWRKGTANITNGNNITGANSAILTINPAGTADVASDYNLVVHGDCAPDAISANVALTINVSPIVVMLPGTQKVCEGSSMSLPVTVTGSGLTFQWRRGSVNLVNGGNISGANTAVLTINPVNTSDAGSNYNLVITGLCAPSVTTANLQVTVKTAPVITLQPNNQMGYIGSSVSFIVMATGSELTYQWRRGTVNLVNGGNISGANSSILTINPVNQSDTASNYNVVITGACSPQVVSNNAILWVCFCENPTGIKKEENSVGTVKVFPNPFSNEINISVTKESLMNTCEMKIYDVSGVEVMHSTVTKEITQLNTSKLAPGAYFYRIMYDNKVIQTGKIIGQ; translated from the coding sequence TTAATTCCGGTACCTATTTTAGGTAACAATCAAGTTATTACTGCTGGGGCTTATTCTATTTCAACAGCCGCTTCATTAAATGGAACTCTTACCTTAGATGGACAGAGCAATTCAGGGGCTGTCTTTATTATTCAGGTGCAGGGTGCATTCTCAACCAATGCAGGCGCCGTAGTCAACTTAATAAATGGGGCATTAGCCTGTAATGTTTTTTGGAAAATAGAAGGGGCTTTTAATACAGGTGCTGGAACTCTTATGAAAGGTACAATTGTTGCAAACAACGCTTTAATAAATTTAGGAGCGGGTACTGTACTTCAAGGTAGAGCTCTAACAACAGCAGGTGCTGCGGATGTAAATGGTAGCACTCTTTATATTTCAACATGTTCTAATCCTTCACCAACTATTATTACACAACCTGTTACTCAAACAGTTTGTACGGGTAGTTCTATGAGTTTTTCGGTTAACGCTATAGGTGCTGGTTTAACTTACCAATGGAGAAAAGGTTTAGTTAATTTAGTGAATGGTGGAAATGTTGCTGGAGCTACTTCTAGTGTACTTACTATTAATCCTGCTACTTCAACGGATGTTGCATCAGATTATAATGTTGTAGTGAACGGAACATATCTTCCAAGTGTTGTTTCAATCAATGCTTCTTTAATTATAGGAACAGCTCCCGCTATCACTGCTCAAGCAGCTAGTCAAACTGTTTGTGCAGGGGCTACTGTGAGTTTTCCAATTGTTGCAACAGGTACAGGACTTTCTTATCAATGGAGAAAAGGACTTGTTAACTTAACGAATACTGGAAATATTTCAGGGGCTACTTCAGCAAACTTAACTATTACAGGAGCAACAGTAGCTGATGCAGCAACAAATTATAATGTAATTGTTTCAGGACTTTGTACACCTAGTCAAACTTCAACCAATGTATCTTTAGTTGTAAATACTGCTCCGGCAATTACTTCACAACCATCTTCACAAACTATTTGTGCAGGATCTACCATGAGTTTTCCAATGGTTGCTACAGGAACAGGCATTTCTTATCAATGGAGAAAAGGACTTGTGAATTTAACGAACACTGGAAATATTTCTGGTGCAACTTCAGGAACTCTTACTATCACAGCAGCAACTGTTGCTGATGCAGGAACAAATTATAATGTAGTCATTACGGGACTTTGTTCTCCTAGTCAAACTTCATCAAGTGTAACATTAGTTGTAAATACAGCTCCTGTTATTACTGCACAACCTATAAGTCAAACAGTTTGCGTTGGAACGAGTGTAAATTTTCCTGTTACCGTTACAGGTTCTGGTTTAACTTATCAATGGAGAAAAGGTTTAGTTAACATTGCAAATGGTGGATCGACTTCTGGTGCAACCTCGGCTATCTTAACGATTAATCCAGTAGCAGCGGTAGATGGGGCTTCAAACTATAATGTAGTTATTTCTGGTCTTTGTGCTCCTAGTCAAACTTCATCAAATGTTATTTTAACCGTAAATGGTTCACCAAGCATTACAACGCAACCGGTATCACAAACTGTTTGCGCAGGGAGTGCGGTTAGTTTTCCAGTTGTAGCATCTGGTCCTGGTATAACTTACCAATGGAGAAAGGGAACTGTTAACATGAGTAATGGTGGTACTATTTCTGGTGTAACAACAGCAACTTTAAATATTAGTGCAGCTACCTTGCTTGATGCAGGAACTAATTACAATGTTTTAGTTTCAGGATCTTGTGTACCGAATGATATTTCAATGAATGTATCATTAGTAGTAAATACGTCACCTGTAATTTCTACTCAACCAGTATCACAAACAGTGTGTGCTGGTTCTACGGTTAATTTCCCTGTTACTGTAACCGGATCAGGTTTAGCCTATCAATGGAGAATTGGAACTGTGAATTTAAGCAACGGTGGTAATATTTCTGGTGCAACATCATCACAACTTACTCTTAATTCAGTAACGGTTGCCGATGCATTAGCTAATTATAATGTAGTTATAACAGGAGTTTGTTCACCAACTGTTGTTTCAAACAACGTTTCACTAGTGGTTAATACGCCACCGTCAATTTTAGCTCAACCAGTAACACAAACTATTTGTGCTGGTAGTCCAGTTAACTTTATTGTAACGGCAAGTGGATCAGGATTAACGTACCAATGGAGAAAAGGTAGTACTAATATAACAAATGGTGGAACCACCTCAGGAGCTACAAGCTCGGTGCTTACTATCAATTCAGTTTTATCATCAGATGCGGCAGCGAATTACAATGTTGTAGTTTCGGGATTATGTTCACCTAATCAAATCTCATCAAACGTTGGATTAGTAGTTAATACCGCTCCTTCCATCTTAACTCAACCTGTTTCACAAACTATTTGTGCTGGAGGTACGATTATTTTTTCTGTTACCACAGCTGGAACGAATTTAAGTTACCAATGGAGAAAAGGAACAGCAAACATCACAAACGGAAACAATATTACAGGAGCTAATTCAGCGATCTTGACTATTAACCCAGCAGGAACAGCAGATGTTGCGAGTGATTATAACTTAGTTGTTCATGGTGATTGCGCACCCGATGCAATTTCGGCAAATGTTGCATTAACGATCAACGTTTCACCCATCGTTGTTATGTTACCTGGAACTCAAAAAGTATGTGAAGGAAGTTCAATGAGTCTTCCGGTTACTGTAACTGGTTCTGGTTTAACTTTTCAATGGAGAAGAGGATCTGTTAATTTAGTAAATGGCGGAAATATTTCTGGAGCTAACACAGCTGTACTGACTATTAATCCTGTAAATACAAGTGACGCAGGTTCAAATTACAATTTAGTAATTACTGGTTTATGCGCGCCAAGTGTAACTACAGCTAACTTACAAGTGACTGTTAAAACAGCTCCTGTTATTACCTTACAACCAAACAATCAAATGGGTTACATCGGTAGTTCAGTAAGTTTTATTGTGATGGCAACAGGTTCAGAATTAACCTATCAATGGAGAAGAGGAACTGTTAATTTAGTGAATGGTGGAAACATCTCAGGTGCTAATTCATCTATTCTTACCATTAACCCAGTTAACCAGTCTGATACAGCTTCTAATTACAACGTTGTAATCACTGGAGCTTGTTCACCTCAAGTAGTTTCAAACAATGCTATTCTTTGGGTATGTTTTTGTGAGAATCCTACTGGTATAAAAAAAGAAGAAAATTCAGTTGGAACTGTGAAAGTTTTCCCGAATCCGTTTTCTAATGAGATTAATATTTCGGTAACTAAAGAGTCATTAATGAACACATGCGAAATGAAAATTTATGATGTTTCAGGTGTAGAAGTAATGCACTCGACGGTGACGAAAGAAATAACGCAACTAAACACGAGTAAACTTGCTCCAGGTGCTTATTTTTACAGAATCATGTATGACAATAAAGTAATTCAAACTGGAAAAATTATTGGTCAATAA